The following proteins come from a genomic window of Miscanthus floridulus cultivar M001 chromosome 2, ASM1932011v1, whole genome shotgun sequence:
- the LOC136535693 gene encoding silicon efflux transporter LSI2-like isoform X1 codes for MALAGTSKVVLGCIAFGIFWVMAVFPTVPFMPVGRTAGSLLGAMLMVLFRVISPEDAYAAIDLPIIGLLFGTMVVSIFLERADMFKYLGNLLSWKSRGSKDLLFRVCIVSAFASALFTNDTCCVVLTEFILKVARQNNLPPQPFLLALATSSNIGSAATPIGNPQNLVIAVESGISFGQFLLGVFPAMIVGVLTNAAILLLYFWKYLSVEKDQEGGQPTGPEVVADDEVTSHRFTPARMSHVSSLNPDDVDCISEPIIRSNSVRSSVNENLRSRSVNSEADIQLAIKSLRASSMSHEMVEVSTVPDRKDEGASSRKFTRTASQQRSVIIDDLAPSPEMNGEKEKETEVTEKRWKILVWKTAVYLITLGMLIALLMGLNMSWTAITAALVLLALDFTDAQACLEKVSYSLLIFFCGMFITVDGFNKTGIPNTLWELVEPYSRIDSAKGVALLAVVILILSNVASNVPTVLLLGTRVAASAAAISHGSERKAWLILAWVSTVAGNLTLLGSAANLIVCEQARRAQFFGYNLTFWSHLRFGVPSTIIVTAIGLLIVVSY; via the exons ATGGCGTTGGCAGGGACCTCCAAAGTAGTGCTGGGATGTATCGCGTTTGGGATTTTCTGGGTGATGGCCGTCTTCCCCACCGTCCCGTTCATGCCTGTTGGGCGGACGGCTGGGTCCCTCCTTGGTGCTATGCTAATGGTCCTGTTCCGCGTCATCTCCCCCGAGGACGCGTATGCCGCGATTGACCTCCCGATCATCGGCCTGCTCTTCGGGACAATGGTCGTCAGCATCTTCCTAGAGAGGGCTGACATGTTTAAGTACCTCGGGAACCTGCTCTCGTGGAAGAGCAGAGGCAGCAAGGACCTGCTCTTCCGagtctgcatcgtgtctgcattTGCCAGCGCGCTTTTCACCAATGACACATGCTGTGTTGTCCTCACTGAGTTCATCCTCAAGGTTGCTAGGCAAAACAACCTGCCACCACAGCCTTTCCTTCTGGCCCTTGCCACCAGTTCAAACATCGGCTCTGCTGCGACACCGATCGGCAACCCTCAGAACCTTGTCATAGCTGTTGAGAGTGGGATCTCATTTGGTCAGTTCTTGCTGGGAGTTTTCCCAGCTATGATTGTTGGGGTTCTGACAAATGCTGCTATCCTCCTTTTGTACTTCTGGAAATACTTGTCTGTGGAGAAGGATCAGGAGGGTGGGCAACCCACAGGACCAGAGGTGGTTGCCGACGATGAGGTTACTTCTCATCGGTTCACACCAGCTAGAATGTCACATGTTTCTTCTCTGAATCCAGATGATGTGGATTGCATAAGTGAACCAATCATCAGGAGCAACAGTGTCAGATCTAGTGTGAATGAGAACCTGAGAAGCAGAAGCGTCAATTCTGAGGCTGACATTCAGCTTGCGATCAAGTCtctgagggcatcaagcatgtcGCATGAGATGGTAGAGGTCTCGACTGTTCCTGATCGGAAAGATGAAGGTGCATCCTCAAGGAAATTCACAAGAACTGCTAGCCAGCAAAGGAGTGTGATAATAGATGATTTGGCACCCTCCCCAGAGATGAATggggaaaaggagaaagaaactGAAGTTACAGAGAAGAGATGGAAAATACTTGTGTGGAAGACTGCTGTTTATCTTATCACTCTTGGTATGCTCATTGCACTTCTAATGGGACTGAACATGTCCTGGACTGCAATCACTGCGGCTCTTGTTCTTCTGGCACTTGATTTTACTGATGCACAGGCTTGTCTTGAGAAG GTGTCATACTCTCTGCTGATCTTTTTCTGCGGGATGTTTATCACTGTTGATGGCTTCAACAAAACGGGCATACCAAACACACTATGGGAGTTAGTGGAACCATATTCACGAATCGATAGTGCTAAAGGTGTTGCTCTTCTTGCTGTGGTGATTCTTATCCTTTCAAATGTGGCCTCTAATGTTCCTACAG TCCTGTTGCTCGGTACAAGAGTGGCTGCATCAGCTGCTGCCATTTCTCATGGctcagagaggaaagcctggctCATCCTTGCATGGGTCAGCACCGTGGCTGGGAACCTCACCCTCCTAGGTTCTGCCGCGAATCTGATTGTCTGTGAGCAGGCCAGGCGGGCCCAGTTCTTTGGCTACAACCTCACCTTCTGGAGCCACCTCCGGTTCGGGGTGCCGTCGACCATCATCGTCACGGCGATTGGGCTGCTCATCGTCGTCAGTTACTGA
- the LOC136535693 gene encoding silicon efflux transporter LSI2-like isoform X2, which yields MAVFPTVPFMPVGRTAGSLLGAMLMVLFRVISPEDAYAAIDLPIIGLLFGTMVVSIFLERADMFKYLGNLLSWKSRGSKDLLFRVCIVSAFASALFTNDTCCVVLTEFILKVARQNNLPPQPFLLALATSSNIGSAATPIGNPQNLVIAVESGISFGQFLLGVFPAMIVGVLTNAAILLLYFWKYLSVEKDQEGGQPTGPEVVADDEVTSHRFTPARMSHVSSLNPDDVDCISEPIIRSNSVRSSVNENLRSRSVNSEADIQLAIKSLRASSMSHEMVEVSTVPDRKDEGASSRKFTRTASQQRSVIIDDLAPSPEMNGEKEKETEVTEKRWKILVWKTAVYLITLGMLIALLMGLNMSWTAITAALVLLALDFTDAQACLEKVSYSLLIFFCGMFITVDGFNKTGIPNTLWELVEPYSRIDSAKGVALLAVVILILSNVASNVPTVLLLGTRVAASAAAISHGSERKAWLILAWVSTVAGNLTLLGSAANLIVCEQARRAQFFGYNLTFWSHLRFGVPSTIIVTAIGLLIVVSY from the exons ATGGCCGTCTTCCCCACCGTCCCGTTCATGCCTGTTGGGCGGACGGCTGGGTCCCTCCTTGGTGCTATGCTAATGGTCCTGTTCCGCGTCATCTCCCCCGAGGACGCGTATGCCGCGATTGACCTCCCGATCATCGGCCTGCTCTTCGGGACAATGGTCGTCAGCATCTTCCTAGAGAGGGCTGACATGTTTAAGTACCTCGGGAACCTGCTCTCGTGGAAGAGCAGAGGCAGCAAGGACCTGCTCTTCCGagtctgcatcgtgtctgcattTGCCAGCGCGCTTTTCACCAATGACACATGCTGTGTTGTCCTCACTGAGTTCATCCTCAAGGTTGCTAGGCAAAACAACCTGCCACCACAGCCTTTCCTTCTGGCCCTTGCCACCAGTTCAAACATCGGCTCTGCTGCGACACCGATCGGCAACCCTCAGAACCTTGTCATAGCTGTTGAGAGTGGGATCTCATTTGGTCAGTTCTTGCTGGGAGTTTTCCCAGCTATGATTGTTGGGGTTCTGACAAATGCTGCTATCCTCCTTTTGTACTTCTGGAAATACTTGTCTGTGGAGAAGGATCAGGAGGGTGGGCAACCCACAGGACCAGAGGTGGTTGCCGACGATGAGGTTACTTCTCATCGGTTCACACCAGCTAGAATGTCACATGTTTCTTCTCTGAATCCAGATGATGTGGATTGCATAAGTGAACCAATCATCAGGAGCAACAGTGTCAGATCTAGTGTGAATGAGAACCTGAGAAGCAGAAGCGTCAATTCTGAGGCTGACATTCAGCTTGCGATCAAGTCtctgagggcatcaagcatgtcGCATGAGATGGTAGAGGTCTCGACTGTTCCTGATCGGAAAGATGAAGGTGCATCCTCAAGGAAATTCACAAGAACTGCTAGCCAGCAAAGGAGTGTGATAATAGATGATTTGGCACCCTCCCCAGAGATGAATggggaaaaggagaaagaaactGAAGTTACAGAGAAGAGATGGAAAATACTTGTGTGGAAGACTGCTGTTTATCTTATCACTCTTGGTATGCTCATTGCACTTCTAATGGGACTGAACATGTCCTGGACTGCAATCACTGCGGCTCTTGTTCTTCTGGCACTTGATTTTACTGATGCACAGGCTTGTCTTGAGAAG GTGTCATACTCTCTGCTGATCTTTTTCTGCGGGATGTTTATCACTGTTGATGGCTTCAACAAAACGGGCATACCAAACACACTATGGGAGTTAGTGGAACCATATTCACGAATCGATAGTGCTAAAGGTGTTGCTCTTCTTGCTGTGGTGATTCTTATCCTTTCAAATGTGGCCTCTAATGTTCCTACAG TCCTGTTGCTCGGTACAAGAGTGGCTGCATCAGCTGCTGCCATTTCTCATGGctcagagaggaaagcctggctCATCCTTGCATGGGTCAGCACCGTGGCTGGGAACCTCACCCTCCTAGGTTCTGCCGCGAATCTGATTGTCTGTGAGCAGGCCAGGCGGGCCCAGTTCTTTGGCTACAACCTCACCTTCTGGAGCCACCTCCGGTTCGGGGTGCCGTCGACCATCATCGTCACGGCGATTGGGCTGCTCATCGTCGTCAGTTACTGA